The Corallococcus caeni genome includes a region encoding these proteins:
- a CDS encoding AMP-dependent synthetase/ligase: MRAESQVTTAPAAGGTQEQNLVQLLVQRAQNASKVGVTHKKDGRWQDVTYAQVLEDVKAQAAGLIAQGVQPGDRVAIFANTSLQWIIADLAISAAQAITVPIYGSNTPDECHYILNHSETKLLLVDSDEKDAKQAGRLSRVRSKLASIPALQKIVVFEGPISGDKEMTLADMVASGKGHPQATEAAFAERVGQVKSDDTNLLIYTSGTTGAPKGVILTHGNWAYEAKATQAMGMMKPEDSVMLFLPLAHVFAQVVKAAWLSMGFRLIIAESVDKLLANLAETRPTVLPSVPRVFEKVYNNVVANGSAAPGMKGKLFKWAFGLFDEYAEAKGQGREYSSLQFSLAKKLVFSKVRKTLDEKLGGNMRIFISGGAPLSRKIAYFFDLLDLKVLEGYGLTETSAPCNANRVEKIKIGTVGPPVPGTEIKIAADGEILVRGPCVMKGYYKNEEATKEVLDPDGWFHTGDIGEVDSDNYLRITDRKKDIIVTAGGKNVAPQNIENTLKTFPLISQAMVYGDKQPYLVALVTVSEDPARKLLEDKGAPVGSYEQNSQRPEIRAAIEEIFKKVNAEIPPYSTIKKFQVMTADFTQESGELTPTLKVKRKVASQKYMKFIDAMYASGKGGGD; encoded by the coding sequence GTGAGGGCAGAGAGTCAGGTCACGACGGCTCCCGCGGCGGGCGGGACGCAGGAGCAGAACCTCGTCCAGTTGCTCGTTCAGCGGGCCCAGAACGCCTCCAAGGTGGGCGTCACCCACAAGAAGGACGGGCGCTGGCAGGACGTCACGTACGCGCAGGTGCTGGAGGACGTGAAGGCGCAGGCGGCGGGCCTCATCGCCCAGGGTGTCCAACCCGGGGACCGGGTGGCCATCTTCGCCAACACCAGCCTCCAGTGGATCATCGCGGACCTGGCCATCAGCGCGGCCCAGGCCATCACGGTGCCCATCTACGGCTCCAACACGCCGGATGAGTGCCACTACATCCTGAACCACTCGGAGACGAAGCTGCTGCTCGTCGACTCCGACGAGAAGGACGCCAAGCAGGCTGGACGCCTGTCGCGCGTGCGCTCCAAGCTGGCGAGCATCCCGGCGCTCCAGAAGATCGTCGTCTTCGAGGGCCCCATCTCCGGCGACAAGGAGATGACGCTGGCGGACATGGTCGCCTCCGGCAAGGGCCACCCGCAGGCCACCGAGGCCGCGTTCGCCGAGCGCGTGGGGCAGGTGAAGTCGGACGACACCAACCTGCTCATCTACACCTCCGGCACCACGGGCGCCCCCAAGGGCGTCATCCTCACCCACGGCAACTGGGCCTATGAAGCGAAGGCCACCCAGGCCATGGGCATGATGAAGCCCGAGGACTCCGTCATGCTGTTCCTGCCCCTGGCGCACGTGTTCGCCCAGGTGGTGAAGGCCGCGTGGCTGTCCATGGGCTTCCGGCTCATCATCGCGGAGTCGGTGGACAAGCTGCTGGCGAACCTGGCGGAGACGCGCCCCACGGTGCTGCCGTCCGTGCCGCGCGTGTTCGAGAAGGTCTACAACAACGTCGTGGCCAACGGCTCCGCGGCCCCCGGCATGAAGGGCAAGCTCTTCAAGTGGGCCTTCGGCCTCTTCGACGAGTACGCCGAGGCCAAGGGCCAGGGCCGCGAGTACAGCTCGCTCCAGTTCTCCCTGGCGAAGAAGCTGGTGTTCTCCAAGGTGCGCAAGACGCTGGACGAGAAGCTGGGCGGCAACATGCGCATCTTCATCTCCGGCGGCGCGCCGCTGTCCCGGAAGATCGCCTACTTCTTCGACCTGCTCGACCTCAAGGTGCTGGAGGGCTACGGCCTCACGGAGACGAGCGCCCCGTGCAACGCCAACCGGGTGGAGAAGATCAAGATCGGCACCGTGGGCCCGCCGGTGCCGGGCACGGAGATCAAGATCGCCGCCGACGGTGAAATCCTGGTGCGTGGCCCCTGCGTCATGAAGGGCTACTACAAGAACGAGGAGGCCACCAAGGAGGTGCTGGATCCGGACGGCTGGTTCCACACCGGTGACATCGGCGAGGTGGACTCCGACAACTACCTGCGCATCACCGACCGCAAGAAGGACATCATCGTCACCGCGGGCGGCAAGAACGTGGCGCCGCAGAACATCGAGAACACGCTCAAGACCTTCCCGCTCATCAGCCAGGCCATGGTGTACGGCGACAAGCAGCCGTACCTCGTCGCGCTCGTCACGGTGTCGGAGGATCCGGCGCGCAAGCTGCTGGAGGACAAGGGCGCCCCGGTGGGCAGCTACGAGCAGAACTCCCAGCGCCCGGAGATCCGCGCCGCCATCGAGGAGATCTTCAAGAAGGTGAACGCGGAGATCCCTCCGTACT
- a CDS encoding tetratricopeptide repeat protein, whose protein sequence is MRLKLLALWMLWAVPAHAADPALLDQLDALYAKRGDAESVKALDKEVSEALKAAPDDFDLAWRKARVLQWQADGATEKKLKMVLGKQTWEAGDKAAKLQPARVEGYYFAACGIGSYSQAVGIMKALGDGLEGKFNERLDTALKIDPTYEYGGPWLVKGRYFYELPWPKRDLGKSVEYYQKAIAKFPQSLRAHYYLAETLLKDGKAKEASAAIEKVKQGSTAYNPAEGQRVQQWAKKVDADIQEELK, encoded by the coding sequence ATGCGCTTGAAATTGCTTGCCCTTTGGATGCTTTGGGCGGTCCCGGCACACGCCGCGGATCCCGCGCTGCTCGACCAACTCGACGCGTTGTACGCCAAGCGTGGCGACGCTGAGTCGGTGAAGGCGCTGGACAAGGAGGTGTCCGAGGCGCTGAAGGCCGCGCCGGACGACTTCGACCTGGCGTGGCGCAAGGCGCGCGTCCTCCAGTGGCAGGCGGACGGCGCCACGGAGAAGAAGCTCAAGATGGTCCTGGGCAAGCAGACCTGGGAGGCCGGGGACAAGGCCGCGAAGCTCCAGCCCGCGCGCGTGGAGGGCTACTACTTCGCCGCCTGCGGCATCGGTTCGTACTCGCAGGCCGTGGGCATCATGAAGGCGCTGGGGGACGGCCTGGAGGGCAAGTTCAATGAGCGCCTGGACACCGCGCTGAAGATCGACCCCACGTACGAATACGGCGGTCCCTGGCTGGTGAAGGGGCGTTACTTCTACGAACTGCCCTGGCCGAAGCGCGACCTGGGCAAGTCCGTGGAGTACTACCAGAAGGCCATCGCCAAGTTTCCGCAGTCGCTGCGCGCGCACTACTACCTTGCCGAGACGCTTCTGAAGGACGGCAAGGCGAAGGAAGCGAGCGCGGCCATCGAGAAGGTCAAGCAGGGAAGCACCGCGTACAACCCCGCGGAGGGGCAGCGCGTGCAGCAGTGGGCCAAGAAGGTGGATGCCGACATCCAGGAGGAGCTCAAGTGA